TGCTCTGCGAGGTTGCTACGTGTGCGTTTGGGGGTAGTCCCTACAAAAACcggtttaaaattttataatatttctgatattttaaaaataaaatttatttttaattattttacatacttatataattattttttgaaatgaaaataattaaaaataccatatttttcattattaagaacaaaatattttcttaattttttattttaaaaaataaaaagttatttttgaaaacaattaaattaacttCAATCTTATCAACACAAGTGTTACTTGTATATGCATTTGACATCCTTGCATACTCACAACTCGCACCATGAATTTGACTATCATTCCTTCACAACTCACACCATGAATTTGACTTACATACCTTTTTAGTATGCGAGTATTTTGTACTTTAAGCTTTTGACCATTTTTAAAACGtttcaaagatcaaacaatatgCGGCACATTATAATTCTTACAAAAGgtataaattaatcaaataaattatagaCTTTTTCTTATTGTGTATGTTATTTTTGCATAAGATAGGGTGCTTCCTATGTATTCCAATTTACGAActacaacaataacaataacaataataataataacaatatattgTAAAAGAACGCCACGCGTAAGATATAAACAGAGAAATGACCTAAGTGGACAACTTTTAAAAGGGTGGTGAGAAAGATATATAGTGAcaccaaattatttttcaaatgccATTCCTTCTCTCTTTGCAGaaaatccaaaacccaaaccaACGTTCAAGCCATGTGGCCATGACCATTGAACCCATGAAGCCTCCCAAACATAAAGTCCAATCatctcaattaaaaaaattgacgtTCACACCAAAAAGCTGCCCACCGTCACAGGCGTGGTCCACGGTTGGTACTGAAAACGCGTATATGACATGCGATTCTTAGTCACCAAATATTACCGGGGAAGCACTGAGGAACCTTCTTCCTTTCCTTTATCTCCTGTAAGCCCACGAGGGACACACAGTGGATCTCTAATCTCGGCTTATCTCTCCCTCTCTTGAATTCAAAGAAACCATCACCATCGAATTGACGTTTCGTAATTATTATGTCCTTACAGAAGGTAAACTACCCGCACAGCTGTTTCCCTGAACCGTATTGTCGTCCCTGTGGGGAAGACCTTTGACCCATCTGTGCTTTTTCTCGCTCCAGACTCTGGATTTTTCAGATAAAGTGTAGGATAAGATGAGACTGGAAGAAAAGATATAAGTGTTGAGAGTCCTGTGGTTTTTTATTAGGAAGTTGTGAAGAAGTCATTACATGCAGTGGGGTTTTCCTCAGTTTTTTTCCATTTGGGTTCTTCTCAAAAGGtgatatttttctatttgtttatacATCTTCTGGGTTTCgtttttgttgggattttgtgatgGTGGGTTAGAgaatttcttctttgttttggaaTCCCATCTCTGTTTTTGAGGTCTTGACTTATTATCATCATGATGACTGTTAGAAAATTTGATTTGCTCTTCTGGGTTTCGTCCATCTTCTGTTTGATGTATGTTTCATTAGGATTTGATCCTACAGACAACTATCTGATAGATTGTGGATCCTCCAAAAATACTTCTGTGGGTAATCGCACTTTTGTGTCTGATAACTCTGATTCCTACACCGTCTCAACCCCAGAACGCCTTTTCGCCAGCACAAACTCTAATTCCATCTCTTCCAACTACGATTCATCTCTGTATCAAACTGCTCGAATTCTCAATGAAACAACCCACTACACGTTTTCAATCAAGGCCCCTGGATGGCACTGGATTCGCCTCCATTTCTTTCCGTTTGTTTACCAAGAATTCAATCTGAGCGCCGCGAAATTCTCGGTTTCTGTAAAAAATTTCACTCTCATCAGAGAATACCAGCCCCAGAATGATGCAGAGGTTAAGGAATACTCTTTGAATATATCTTCAGGGCCTCTGGTGCTCACCTTTACCCCTTCTGCCAATTCATTTGCCTTTGTGAATGCTCTGGAAGTTCTTTCGCTCCCTGATGGCCTCATCCCTGATGGAGCTTCAGTGGTCCACCAGCCTGGCAGTTACCAGAATCTGGAGAAGCAGGCGTTAGAGACTGTAATCAGGGTGAATATGGGCAACCAAACAGTCTTTCCCCAAAATGATACCTTATGGAGACTTTGGATTTCGGATTACAGTTATTTGAAACACAATAATCTTGGCACCTTTGTGTCGAAGGTGGATAAAGTCAATTACACAAGTGGGGGGCCAACTCAGGATACTGCTCCGCGTTCGGTCTATGGCACCGCAACAACGATAAATGATGACTCTGATCCCAGAACCATGGTTAATGTCACTTGGCTTTTTGATGTTGATCCTGAATTTGAGTATCTGGTTCGGTTCCATTTTTGTGATATAGTGAGTTCATCTCCAAAGATGCTCTTTTTCAATGTTTATATCAACGCCTTGGCTGTTGTTACGGATTTCGATCTTAGTAGTAGGACATCAAACATTTTGGGTGCCCCATATTACATGGACGTCATCATAAAGATGGGCGATAGCCGGGCCCTCAATGTAAGCATTGGCCGATCGACGGTGGATTCGCGTCGAACAATGGCCATTCTCAATGGTCTGGAGATCATGAAAATGAATAATTCGAAGGGCAGTCTTGATGTCTTGGACTCTgaagttaagtcttcaaagaCAAGCTCCAAGGTGAAAGTCTGGGTTATGGTGGGCTTAGCCGGTGGGGTGCTGTGTACTGTTGCGGTTTTAGCTTTAGTTCTCTTCCTGCTgtgtagaagaagaagaaaactatCACATGTCGGACATTCAGTGCAGGATCGGTTTGGCGAGAATGGAGGAGGGAATTTGCGTAGTAGGAACATGGATGGAAGTGCTATTTTCTCCATCTCGAAAATTGGGTACCGCTTCCCTTTTGTGGCAATTCAAGAGGCTACAGATAATTTCAGTGAAAATTTGGTCCTTGGAGTTGGTGGTTTTGGGAAGGTCTACAAGGGAACTCTGGGAGATGAAACAAAGGTGGCAGTAAAGAGGGGACTTGCTCAATCCCGACAAGGTCTTGCAGAATTTCGGACCGAAATTGAAATGCTGTCTCAGTTTCGGCACCGTCATTTGGTGTCTTTGATTGGATACTGTGATGAAAGAAAGGAGATGATAATTATTTACGAGTATATGGAGAATGGCACCCTCAAGAACCATCTATATGGCTCAGATTTGCCTGCCTTGAGTTGGAAACAGAGGCTTGAGATCTGCATTGGATCAGCAAGAGGACTTCACTATCTTCATACTGGTACTGCAAAGGCTATTATTCACCGTGATGTTAAGTCTGCCAACATTCTACTAGATGAAAATCTCATGGCCAAAGTTGCAGATTTTGGGCTTTCAAAAATTGGTCCCGAGATCGATGAGACTCATGTCAGTACTGCAGTGAAAGGAAGCTTTGGATATCTTGACCCAGAGTATTTAACTAGGCAACAACTCACAGAGAAATCCGATGTATACTCCTTTGGCGTGGTCATGTTTGAAGTCCTTTGTGGAAGGCCTGTTATTGATCCCTCCCTTCCCAGGGAAGAGGTGAATTTAGTTGAATGGGCCATGAAATGGCAGAGGAAAGGCCAGTTGGAGGAAATCATAGATCCCCGGCTTGCTGGTAAAATAAAACCAGATTCTTTGAAGAAGTTTGGGGAGACAGCTGAGAAATGCTTGGCAGAATATGGCAGCGATCGACCCGCAATGGGAGACGTCTTATGGAACTTGGAATATGCCTTACAACTTCAAGTGAGTGGTGAAAGATCGAATCTCAATGGCGGTGAGATGAGCCAAGAAGCTAGAAGCCTCAATCGCTTGCCATCTGGTTTTTCTACTGCACACTTCAGCATGGGAAGCATAGACGACATTGCTGGTATTTCAATGAGTGCAGTATTCTCTGAGCTGGTTAAAGCCGACATGAGATGAACCAAACATGCTTCCATTCCTCTATACGAAGGCGAAACATAAGGCCAGATTGGCCTTCTCTGTGGAAGTCTCCTGAATCAAGTTTCCAGCAAGTAAGGTGAAATCTATTTTGTACAGCAGGGGTGAGGATTCAAGCCTGTTCCCTTGGCCCTTTTGATTTACACACAGCATCTCAATTTTTGTATGTGTACCTTGAAATTTCCATGGTTGATTTGCTTGAGATTGTGATTCATCACTAGTAATACAGAACATGATAGTGCTTTTTCACATATTGTAGTATCAGTCTGCAGGGTTTTCACTTTTTTGGTTCAGTTTGTTTGGTGAGAAGGCTTCTCCTTAATTATATCCGTATGCTTCCTGTTAGATTGGTGTGTTTTCCATGCATTTTTAGACTATGTAAATTCAAGGGTTGGAAGCCATCCCTTTCAGGGCGGGTGAAGAAGTGCAGCAAATGGGAAGTCGTTATAAGGCCATGATGTGGTTTCCATGGGTTGTGGAGTTGTGATGTTGACCTTAACCTAAGACGATTGGTCATAAATGCAGATGTCTCCGGTCTCATTGGGGAGATTTGAATGAGACATTTTTGACAAGAGGAGGGTAGTTTAAATTTAATccatgttaaaaataatttcaaatctattgTAAGAAAGAGAATGTTATTATACTcttcaaaaaaatgatttatcttttttttttttttttttaaatatacaaaaaaaatcgTCAAgataccatttttaaaatttatttttaagaatatttattaaaaatattttttattattttaataataaataattcatttttacttattaaaataattcattgttCTTAGATTATGatcaaattagtttttaaatgcATTTATTGTAGTTTAGAATTCAAATCCAACTTAATGtcaattagttttaaaaacaaattagattTTAAGACCTAAATTAACTTAtatctaatcaaattaaatcatctTAGTGTACGTTGgctgtaattttaaaaaacattctaatttttctaatatttgaataatcaaaattttgaagtgttagAAAGTTTAAAAGCGTTTCtaagaattattattaaacGAATTTTTAAAGTACATTTGctagtgattttataaaatgtttttaacctttctaatatttgaattataaaaccttttaagtgttaaaaaatttaaaaatacttcttaaaattattatcaaacactcttaaagtgtgtttgagagtaattttagaaaacgtttctaatacttaaatgataaaaaatctaaattattaaaaaaattaaaattagtttatagAATCTACTCGATTTTGATTCAGATATAaattaacaatatttataaaaaataaaataaaataaaaatcgaatGAACCACGCTTTTCACACCCCTAGATGGGCTGGCCCTATGATCTCATTGGAGCCTAAAAATATCACCTAGTCAGGGGCATTTGAGGAGGATTTTGGATCTAAATCATTTGACGATGTAAATTTGGGCCAGAGGCCCAATGTTCACTCTGGACCCGCCCAAGACTTTAGGGTCAAATTTTGTCTGGTCCGCATTTAGGCCTGGGCCGATCCTTCGAGCTCGAGGGCTGGGTTGAACCGGTATCACTGAGGAGAGTTCAATCTGGGTTAAGGGTTAAATTCCTAACCCGGCTCAAAGGGCAGCCTCATGTGGTTAGTGCTAGCCGTTTACATGCCTATTTTGGCcaataattgttatttttattacgTCTCATCTTTTCCGCTTTGCCGTCTTTTAAAGCTTCTTATccctattattttaatttagaagagcatttttattttcttgattgctTTGCTCATTTACAATAACAagcttctaattttttttttttacaaatcaatgattattctaaaatatgtcaattttttttttttttttataaaaaacgaTACTCTTTTATAACCTATGACTAAATTCACAAATTTATTagaatttagtatttttttaatgaatttttcatgcacatatatatatataattaaatttaaatttaaatttaaaatcttattatgaAGACATTAAATTCCTTTATCCATATATCTTGAATAATGACAAATTTAATTAGACATGATaacacaattaaaaaaatataaactttaataAATTTGGATTAAGCTGGTATCATAGTATCATAATcataaagatatatttttttttcaatttgatttatgataatttgttttaattaaaattgttggAATTATtgattgtgtttgtttttttgactttttgttaaaagtttttatactttaagtttttattttttttttatgaattattataaatttttaactaaataaaaaaaataatattttgtttttttaatgtttaaaagaaaaaaatattacaaaaacaaataatctaatattgagtattattaattattatttaattttaaattatatttaaaactaagtaaaaataaataagcacAACTGATATCTTTgtattaaggtttttcttttttcttttttaaattcaatctAATATACcgtcttttatttttatggcattaatttctaatttttttttttatattcagaGCATATTTGTTGGATTTGAAGGACTATtttgaggaggtttggagcaGCGTGCTACCAGATTAGATGCATAAATTAGAATCCAATTATTGGTTTTCATCAAATGAGTAATATTtggaaatgaaatttataaattacaaGAGCCACCAactttcattaagaaaattataattatagaaTATATCCCGCACCCGGCGATTTAAAAGTATTTCAGCAAATTATCTTTGagaatttccattttttaagaGGCTTCCATAGAGTGGGAGAAAGAGCTCTCGCTCTGGAGAGTGTGTCCCTGCGAAACCCTAGAATGGATAGGTCTTCTGAGAAAGAGAAATCGAACAGACGAAGCAGGGAGTCCACCAAGGATCACAGAGATCGCAATCGTGATAATCGCGACAGCCGCGAAAATCGAGAACACAAGCACCGTTCCAAGGAAGACGATGAGGATCACCGCCATCACCAcagcggcggcggcggcggcggcgacAAGCACCGAAGTGAGAAACGTTCTTCCAGAGACGATAGCAAGCACCGCGACGCCGATCGCCACCGATCCTCCGATCGGGGATCGAAGCGCGAGAGGTCGCACGAGAGGGAGGGCAGTAGAGATAGGGTTGCCGACGAAGAGGTGAAGAGGGAGAGGGAGGGGGAGAGGTCTCATG
This DNA window, taken from Vitis riparia cultivar Riparia Gloire de Montpellier isolate 1030 chromosome 13, EGFV_Vit.rip_1.0, whole genome shotgun sequence, encodes the following:
- the LOC117928857 gene encoding probable receptor-like protein kinase At5g59700; protein product: MMTVRKFDLLFWVSSIFCLMYVSLGFDPTDNYLIDCGSSKNTSVGNRTFVSDNSDSYTVSTPERLFASTNSNSISSNYDSSLYQTARILNETTHYTFSIKAPGWHWIRLHFFPFVYQEFNLSAAKFSVSVKNFTLIREYQPQNDAEVKEYSLNISSGPLVLTFTPSANSFAFVNALEVLSLPDGLIPDGASVVHQPGSYQNLEKQALETVIRVNMGNQTVFPQNDTLWRLWISDYSYLKHNNLGTFVSKVDKVNYTSGGPTQDTAPRSVYGTATTINDDSDPRTMVNVTWLFDVDPEFEYLVRFHFCDIVSSSPKMLFFNVYINALAVVTDFDLSSRTSNILGAPYYMDVIIKMGDSRALNVSIGRSTVDSRRTMAILNGLEIMKMNNSKGSLDVLDSEVKSSKTSSKVKVWVMVGLAGGVLCTVAVLALVLFLLCRRRRKLSHVGHSVQDRFGENGGGNLRSRNMDGSAIFSISKIGYRFPFVAIQEATDNFSENLVLGVGGFGKVYKGTLGDETKVAVKRGLAQSRQGLAEFRTEIEMLSQFRHRHLVSLIGYCDERKEMIIIYEYMENGTLKNHLYGSDLPALSWKQRLEICIGSARGLHYLHTGTAKAIIHRDVKSANILLDENLMAKVADFGLSKIGPEIDETHVSTAVKGSFGYLDPEYLTRQQLTEKSDVYSFGVVMFEVLCGRPVIDPSLPREEVNLVEWAMKWQRKGQLEEIIDPRLAGKIKPDSLKKFGETAEKCLAEYGSDRPAMGDVLWNLEYALQLQVSGERSNLNGGEMSQEARSLNRLPSGFSTAHFSMGSIDDIAGISMSAVFSELVKADMR